The proteins below are encoded in one region of Sander vitreus isolate 19-12246 chromosome 24, sanVit1, whole genome shotgun sequence:
- the gpr180 gene encoding integral membrane protein GPR180 isoform X1, whose product MSYLLATFVAIVLLSSEASGKSVTGLFNSEAARQQNGQFITKFMYQGDNGMLVIRLDNSALATEKESRLLLYKDMDSSLDNLNCSERLAKAHIPVSLSDQEHNQTIPRQSSPTTWQALYADRYTCQENAVIPSHADLSFTILLFNADSAGNPLEHFSAEEAGLHSFYFLLLLAYFIACCIYIQPLHQALRKGGPMHTVLKVLTTVLALQGFSALCNYIHFARYSRDGTGIPLMGNLAEFWDMVSQVSMLYMLLSLCAGWTLSRGRKPQSRPLQWEQSPASTAVAVGGVVIQGALLLWEQYSESESQHHSYHTPLSLAGLLLMALRVGLALLLASVLYQIISTERSTLKRDFYLCFAKGCFLWFLCHPVLFVMSAIFNKHQREKVVTIGVILCQSIAMVILYQLFLSRSLYWEVSSLSSVSLPLTMSRTNHRGRY is encoded by the exons ATGTCGTATTTATTAGCCACATTTGTGGCTATAGTGCTGCTCAGTTCGGAGGCCTCTGGGAAAAGCGTAACGGGACTTTTTAACAGCGAAGCAGCGAGACAGCAGAATGGCCAGTTCATCACTAAATTTATGTACCAAG GTGATAATGGTATGTTGGTGATCAGGCTGGACAATTCTGCTCTGGCTACAGAGAAGGAGTCCAGATTGCTGCTGTATAAGGATATGGACTCAAGCCTTGACAACCTAAACTGCTCTGAGAGGCTCGCTAAAGCTCACATCCCCG TTTCTCTCAGTGACCAAGAACACAACCAGACGATCCCTCGTCAGTCCTCTCCTACAACCTGGCAGGCCCTATATGCTGACCGATACACATGTCAG gaaaatgcagtgattccttcccaCGCTGATCTCAGTTTCACCATCTTGTTGTTTAACGCCGACTCGGCTGGAAATCCTCTGGAGCACTTCAGCGCAGAGGAGGCAG GTCTCCACAGTTTTtacttcctcctcctgctggcCTACTTCATAGCCTGCTGTATTTACATCCAGCCTCTGCACCAGGCTCTGAGAAAAGGAGGTCCCATGCACACTGTCCTCAAAGTGCTGACCACCGTGCTGGCCTTACAGGGCTTCTCCGCTCTCTGCAACTACATCCACTTCGCCAG gtattccagaGATGGTACTGGTATTCCTCTGATGGGCAACCTGGCAGAGT TCTGGGATATGGTGTCCCAGGTGTCCATGCTGTACATGTTACTGAGTCTGTGTGCGGGCTGGACTCTGAGCCGAGGTAGGAAGCCTCAGTCCAGACCTCTGCAGTGGGAACAGTCGCCGGCGTCCACGGCTGTTGCTGTTGGCGGAGTCGTTATACAG GGGGCGTTGCTGCTGTGGGAGCAGTATTCAGAATCCGAGAGTCAACATCACAGCTACCACACCCCGCTGAGTCTGGCAGGTCTCCTCCTCATGGCTCTGAGAGTGGGCCTGGCCCTCCTGCTGGCCTCTGTCCTCTACCAGATCATCTCCACCGAGCGGAGCACCCTGAAGAGGGACTTCTACCTCTGCTTCGCCAAG GGATGCTTCCTGTGGTTCCTCTGTCATCCCGTCCTCTTCGTCATGTCGGCTATCTTCAACAAGCACCAGAGGGAGAAG GTAGTGACTATCGGTGTTATCCTCTGCCAGTCCATCGCCATGGTGATCCTCTACCAGCTCTTCCTGTCTCGTTCTCTCTACTGGGaggtctcctctctctcctctgtgtctctgccaCTCACCATGTCCAGAACGAACCACAGGGGGCGCTACTGA
- the gpr180 gene encoding integral membrane protein GPR180 isoform X2, producing MSYLLATFVAIVLLSSEASGKSVTGLFNSEAARQQNGQFITKFMYQGDNGMLVIRLDNSALATEKESRLLLYKDMDSSLDNLNCSERLAKAHIPVSLSDQEHNQTIPRQSSPTTWQALYADRYTCQENAVIPSHADLSFTILLFNADSAGNPLEHFSAEEAGLHSFYFLLLLAYFIACCIYIQPLHQALRKGGPMHTVLKVLTTVLALQGFSALCNYIHFARYSRDGTGIPLMGNLAEFWDMVSQVSMLYMLLSLCAGWTLSRGRKPQSRPLQWEQSPASTAVAVGGVVIQGALLLWEQYSESESQHHSYHTPLSLAGLLLMALRVGLALLLASVLYQIISTERSTLKRDFYLCFAKVVTIGVILCQSIAMVILYQLFLSRSLYWEVSSLSSVSLPLTMSRTNHRGRY from the exons ATGTCGTATTTATTAGCCACATTTGTGGCTATAGTGCTGCTCAGTTCGGAGGCCTCTGGGAAAAGCGTAACGGGACTTTTTAACAGCGAAGCAGCGAGACAGCAGAATGGCCAGTTCATCACTAAATTTATGTACCAAG GTGATAATGGTATGTTGGTGATCAGGCTGGACAATTCTGCTCTGGCTACAGAGAAGGAGTCCAGATTGCTGCTGTATAAGGATATGGACTCAAGCCTTGACAACCTAAACTGCTCTGAGAGGCTCGCTAAAGCTCACATCCCCG TTTCTCTCAGTGACCAAGAACACAACCAGACGATCCCTCGTCAGTCCTCTCCTACAACCTGGCAGGCCCTATATGCTGACCGATACACATGTCAG gaaaatgcagtgattccttcccaCGCTGATCTCAGTTTCACCATCTTGTTGTTTAACGCCGACTCGGCTGGAAATCCTCTGGAGCACTTCAGCGCAGAGGAGGCAG GTCTCCACAGTTTTtacttcctcctcctgctggcCTACTTCATAGCCTGCTGTATTTACATCCAGCCTCTGCACCAGGCTCTGAGAAAAGGAGGTCCCATGCACACTGTCCTCAAAGTGCTGACCACCGTGCTGGCCTTACAGGGCTTCTCCGCTCTCTGCAACTACATCCACTTCGCCAG gtattccagaGATGGTACTGGTATTCCTCTGATGGGCAACCTGGCAGAGT TCTGGGATATGGTGTCCCAGGTGTCCATGCTGTACATGTTACTGAGTCTGTGTGCGGGCTGGACTCTGAGCCGAGGTAGGAAGCCTCAGTCCAGACCTCTGCAGTGGGAACAGTCGCCGGCGTCCACGGCTGTTGCTGTTGGCGGAGTCGTTATACAG GGGGCGTTGCTGCTGTGGGAGCAGTATTCAGAATCCGAGAGTCAACATCACAGCTACCACACCCCGCTGAGTCTGGCAGGTCTCCTCCTCATGGCTCTGAGAGTGGGCCTGGCCCTCCTGCTGGCCTCTGTCCTCTACCAGATCATCTCCACCGAGCGGAGCACCCTGAAGAGGGACTTCTACCTCTGCTTCGCCAAG GTAGTGACTATCGGTGTTATCCTCTGCCAGTCCATCGCCATGGTGATCCTCTACCAGCTCTTCCTGTCTCGTTCTCTCTACTGGGaggtctcctctctctcctctgtgtctctgccaCTCACCATGTCCAGAACGAACCACAGGGGGCGCTACTGA